The following nucleotide sequence is from Synergistaceae bacterium.
ACGCTTCAGAAAGAATTTTCCGACTCATAAAAAGACAGAACGACATTGAGTGCCCTCCCGTAAAAAACACTTTAGTTTGGTAAACGATGATGCAACCGTACCTAAAATCGTACATATGGAAAAAAAGGATTTTTGTATATGCAGTTATACAAACTTCTTTTGAGAACTTTTCGACTTCTTCTAAAAAAGTCTAACGCTATCTATCAATCAAAGAGCCAGATTTGCTTAGACTCAATGACAACCTTGCAAACTGAGATGGATTAAGTCTAAGCTAGACATAACTATTTATATATGTAAATACCAGGAATTTTTTATAGGTGTAGTGTTCCAATATTAAATTTGCTAGGCTTTTTAAGAAATTAGACCTATAATAGTGTGCCTTATCTGTTGCGCGCTATCAGTCTATTGTTTCTACCATATTATCGCTCAATTCCAGCTGAGGCATCTTCGAGCCTTTATTCATCTCCGGTAGATAGGCGACTGGCGTGCCTGAGGCAACCGGACGGGGGCGTATCCGGCGGTCACAGACCCAAAAGACGCCTCTATCCCGATTCGCCGCATGTTCGACTGGATCGAGAGAACGAATTTATCCTGATGCTCTGGCAGAAGGTGGTGTTCATGAAGGCGATCCTAAAGACGCTGAACATCGGTAAGTTGGCCGTCGCCGAACTCACGGACACGAAAACCGATTTTCCGAATAGGCTCGAAGACTTGGTTGTGATACGCAGTTTACGATAAAGTGATGAGAAAGCCAACGGCTTCAACCGTTGGATGAGAATCGCAACGCCGCCAACGGCGGCGTTTGTTTTGTATTTGGTTTCTTGCCATATATCTACTTTCATGTTAAACTCCTTTTATGGCTTATCAATCAATCGGGATATCAATGCGGCTGTAAATATTCTCAGAGTGGGGGCATCCACTCTTAAAGGAGAAGATGTAAGACCGGTTTCAGTCGGCTGTCTTTGTCGATCTTAGAATCCCACAGCTTTAGTCGTGGGAATATGTCAAGGCCACGGAAGCCGCGAACAGCCAAGAAATGCTGGCACGCGCGGGATTTTACAATTGTGACCAATTGTGACCAATCGGGTGCAAAGTTTTTTGATAGAATCAGACTCCGAGACAGACGAAGACTTTTGGGCCCGGAGTCCGAGGAAATCCCGGACGCCGCCCCGGAAACATCTTCCGAAGAATAGCTGTTTGTTTGGTGCGTGCCGATACGGGAACGTCGGTCACCGAGTGGCTGACGTTCCCCGTTGTTGATCTGCCGGAATGGCGCGAAATCGTAGCTGATGAGCAGGAACTGATGGAGCGGGAGTTGGTGAAGAGAAGAAAGCAAAGATAGAGACAGCCTGCTTATTTAAAAAGCCGCGAGAAAACCCATCCAAGCAAAAAATCGGTTGCGCTGAATCCTGCTATTTTCTTGGGAGTGCTGTCGATTCCATTCGCTATGTTATATTTAACTTTTTCTTTGGCCTCTTTGTCCCATTTTCGAAAAAGTATTGTCACAAACAAGAAGATTCCGAGTGTAATCCAAAATCCAAGGGTTTTGTAGAGGGCATAGAGCAGAATGGCCTCTATAATCCTGACAATAATACATAGACCAGTGTTATAGATAATCTCAAGCATTAACATTTCATCATCTGCTACTGAAAACCTACACAAAAGTGAAATAGTCCAGATTTTTCCTTCTTCATCCTTCCCTCTTTCGCTAAAGCTACTCAAGTTTGTTCGGAAGTCCAAAGGCTTAAATTCCCGTGTAGCCCACGGTACATAGCTTTACACTATTTTATAGTGTTTACAACACTTTAGGTTCATAGCCGCGTTCAAATCGCGGTCTATTTTTAACCCGCATTCTTGGTAGATATAGACACGATCACCGAGCTTCAAATCCTTGCTTCAAATCCTTCTTTATAACCCCACTTTATAACCCCACAATTCGGGCACATCTTCGATGAGAGAAAAAAGATGAGGTCAAAAATCGGTCAGCAGCTCGAAGCTCTATGTTGTGCCTCTTGCATTTCTCAGGCAGCTTTGTTTGAAAACAATAAAAAGTCTGTTCCGCTATAGCCTTTGAGAGACGCTTATTTCTCACCATGCCAAAAACATTGAGGTCCTCGATTGAGATATAGGCTGGCTTGGTTATCAGCAACACACAGACTATTTTTTTGATATAGTCTTTTCTTACACAATCAAGTCTGTAGTAGGCTTTCTGGACTTTGATACGCTGTTTGTCTAGGTTCACAAATTTTACAGTAGCAGGTTTCACCTTCTTTCTATAATTAATTTTTTTCTTTCTATAATTAATTTTTCGAAAAAATTTACATTACTCTCGTTTCAGCCTGCGTTTTAATTTCTTAACTCTGGACGCTTTGTTTATATTGCTAAAAACATGATGGTTAGAAATGCTAGCTGTTTCTTTAATACCTAAATCAACACCTATTCCATCGGAATCAGGCTCTATTGAAGTTCAGACAGGCTCTTCTATACGGCAAGACACAAACATCGATAGTCCGGTGTATCTTTTCAATCTGCTCAGGCACTAGCTGCTCAGGCACTAGCTACTCAGGCACTGGATCTATTTCTGTCTTGTAAGCTAGAATCATGTTCCAGCGCCTCCTTTAAAAATTTTTTGTAGTTTCGTAACCCACATAATCTTGAACTAAAACAATGAACTATCGTCATTAAATCCTGGATCATTTCTTGCTCTGGACTCAATTCCTTGCTGTCCAAAATTTTTAGCTCACAAAAATGATCTTTAATAAAGTGCTCAAACCACTCGAAACCGAAACGTACTAGCCTATCCTTGTGAGCGATAATCAGCAGGCGGATTTGCTGTTTTTCTACGTCTTCCATCAGTTGAAGAAATTTTGGACGCTTAAAATCTAGACCACCACCAACTTCGCAAATAAACTCAACATCTCGTAGCCCCAATTCGCTGCAATATTGTTCAATAACTGTTTGCTGGTTTCTTAAGTCAGGCTTCTGAACTTGGCTAGAAACCCGGCAATACGCAACGACTCTGACACGAGAATCCTCTGACTTCAAGCACAGAAAATCTTTTAATTGGTTCTCGGTATAAATCCTCCGATTTGTTTTACTTCGTGAAGTGGGTTTTAATTTATCCTCCCTGTCCCACTTCTGTAGAGTTTTTACTTTGACGCCAAGAAATTCTGCCGCTTGCCTCGAACTATATATCTTATCCATAACATTATATTACATCTTATATCCTAATTAGTAAAGCTAGAAGCGACCTCCTTTCGAATGACTTATATTAGGAATATTTAAGAAGCAGAACATCACTTTCCAGTGAAGTGTAAACACGAAAATACGTTCTAATCAAGAATTTCAATTTTTGACAACTACTTCCTTTTTTGACAACTACTTCCTTGACATAACGCGTCTTCGTAGGTCTTCTTTACCCCCTCTTCCAATTCCACTTGGTGTGTCCACCCCATTCCTTGGAGCATAGAGACATCCAGCAATTTTCTCGGCGTTCCGTCAGGTTTGGAGGAATCCCAGGTGATATCGCCTTCGTATCCGACGATTTGCGCGATCTTTTTAGCTAGCTCTTTGATCGTCAAATCCGTACCCGTGCCGATATTGACAATCTGGGGGCACTCCTGGCGCTCCATGAGGAAGAGGCACGCATCCGCCATATCGTCCACGTAGAGAAACTCCCTTCGAGGCGTTCCCGTTCCCCAGAGCTGGACGGCGGGAGCATGAGTGGCCTTAGCCTCGTGAAACTTGCAAATCATCGCTGGAAGAACATGAGAGTTTTCCAGGTCGAAGTTGTCACCGGGACCGTAGAGGTTCGTCGGCATGACGGATATGAAGTTCGCTCCGTACTGGCGGTTGTAGGACTGACACAATTTAATGCCCGCGATTTTGGCGATGGCGTAGGGCTCATTAGTGGGTTCGAGTTCTCCGGTCAACAGCACCGTCTCGCTCATCGGCTGGGGAGCCAGGCGTGGATAGATACAGGAGCTGCCCAAAAATAACAATTTTCGGACCCCCGTTCGATAAGACTCGTGAATCACGTTGGCCTCAATGATCAAATTGTCGTAAATAAAATCCGCCGGGTAGGCGCTGTTGGCGTGAATACCGCCGACTTTCGCGGCAGCCAGAAAGACGTAGTCCGGTCGTTCCAACTCGAAGAAATCGCGCGTCGCAGCCTGGTCTCGAAGGTCTAACTCGACACTGGTTCTAAAAACGAAATTGTGATATCCTGCCTGTTTCAAACGTCGAACCAAGGCGCTCCCTACAAGACCCCGGTGTCCGGCGACGTAGATTTTGGCGTTGATTTCCATTCGTATCCATCTCCTCGGTTTTT
It contains:
- a CDS encoding GDP-L-fucose synthase, producing MEINAKIYVAGHRGLVGSALVRRLKQAGYHNFVFRTSVELDLRDQAATRDFFELERPDYVFLAAAKVGGIHANSAYPADFIYDNLIIEANVIHESYRTGVRKLLFLGSSCIYPRLAPQPMSETVLLTGELEPTNEPYAIAKIAGIKLCQSYNRQYGANFISVMPTNLYGPGDNFDLENSHVLPAMICKFHEAKATHAPAVQLWGTGTPRREFLYVDDMADACLFLMERQECPQIVNIGTGTDLTIKELAKKIAQIVGYEGDITWDSSKPDGTPRKLLDVSMLQGMGWTHQVELEEGVKKTYEDALCQGSSCQKRK
- a CDS encoding IS607 family transposase, producing the protein MDKIYSSRQAAEFLGVKVKTLQKWDREDKLKPTSRSKTNRRIYTENQLKDFLCLKSEDSRVRVVAYCRVSSQVQKPDLRNQQTVIEQYCSELGLRDVEFICEVGGGLDFKRPKFLQLMEDVEKQQIRLLIIAHKDRLVRFGFEWFEHFIKDHFCELKILDSKELSPEQEMIQDLMTIVHCFSSRLCGLRNYKKFLKEALEHDSSLQDRNRSSA